A portion of the Deinococcus planocerae genome contains these proteins:
- the purL gene encoding phosphoribosylformylglycinamidine synthase subunit PurL: protein MTQVQSLRDRASTFGLTEGEYDLLVSGIGREPNALEAAIVGAMWSEHCGYKNSRPLFTAFPTTGPQVLQGPGENAGVVDIGEGWGVAFKMESHNHPSAVEPVQGAATGVGGILRDIFAMGARPFAVLDSLRFGNPDSPRTRFLVNGVVEGISHYGNAIGVPTVGGEVTFHPSYQENPLVNVMALGLLRHEDLAKGTMGAVGNQIVYVGSKTGRDGLGGAVFASADLSDASQADRPAVQVGDPFMEKLLLEATLEAIGAGLVAGVQDMGAAGLVSSTCEMAYRAGLGITMNLDLVPTRETGMVPMELCLSESQERMILVPVPGREGELLDLLAKWELDVVTIGGVEAHDRYRLTSRGEVVCDLPVALLNEAPKYTREGVESEEIKAKRGRDLSGVPVPGDLGAVLVELLSHPTIASKRPIFERYDHQVMTNTVVAPGAADAAVLRIKDSGLGVAATSDCNPRFVYLDPYLGAAAAVAEAARNLACVGATPLAITDNLNFGNPQRPDVYFQLQRAVQGIADACRALNTPVTGGNVSLYNQYVEEGRTVAIHPTPTIGMVGVLPDVTRRASLALKEGPHSLYLLGRHAESIGASQYLEMIHGLEAGEVPPLDLDLESRVIAGTLALIRAGLTDTAHDCSEGGLAVALAEMAIAGGRGVKVTLAAPEGVRPDALLFGEAHSRVVVAVQVGHEDEAQRLLDEMSVPYVVIGESLPSSGGESVAISVSGANVHLSVNLGTLRNAYTTPLRGILG from the coding sequence ATGACTCAGGTTCAATCCCTCCGTGACCGCGCTTCCACCTTTGGTCTCACCGAAGGGGAATACGACCTCCTCGTCTCGGGCATCGGGCGGGAGCCGAACGCGCTGGAGGCGGCCATCGTCGGCGCGATGTGGTCGGAGCACTGCGGGTACAAGAACTCGCGGCCCCTCTTTACCGCCTTTCCCACTACGGGGCCGCAGGTTCTCCAGGGCCCCGGCGAGAACGCGGGCGTGGTGGACATCGGCGAAGGGTGGGGGGTGGCCTTCAAGATGGAGAGCCACAACCACCCGTCCGCCGTGGAACCCGTGCAGGGGGCGGCGACGGGCGTGGGCGGCATCCTGCGCGACATCTTCGCGATGGGGGCGCGGCCCTTCGCGGTGCTCGACTCCCTCAGATTCGGCAACCCCGACTCGCCCCGCACCCGCTTCCTGGTGAACGGCGTGGTAGAGGGCATCTCGCACTACGGCAACGCCATCGGGGTGCCCACCGTAGGCGGTGAGGTGACGTTCCATCCCTCTTACCAGGAGAATCCGCTCGTCAACGTGATGGCCCTCGGCTTACTCCGTCACGAGGACTTGGCGAAGGGGACGATGGGCGCGGTGGGGAACCAAATCGTCTACGTCGGCTCCAAGACCGGGCGCGACGGGCTGGGCGGCGCGGTGTTCGCCTCCGCCGACCTCTCGGACGCCTCCCAGGCCGACCGCCCCGCCGTGCAGGTGGGCGACCCCTTCATGGAGAAGCTGCTGCTGGAGGCCACGCTGGAGGCGATAGGGGCGGGTCTCGTCGCGGGCGTGCAGGACATGGGCGCGGCGGGCCTCGTCTCCTCGACCTGCGAGATGGCGTACCGGGCGGGGCTGGGGATCACCATGAACCTCGACCTCGTGCCCACCCGCGAGACGGGCATGGTGCCGATGGAACTGTGCCTCAGCGAGTCGCAGGAACGCATGATCCTGGTGCCGGTGCCGGGGCGCGAAGGGGAACTGCTGGACCTCCTCGCCAAGTGGGAACTCGACGTGGTGACCATCGGCGGGGTGGAGGCCCACGACCGCTACCGCCTGACTTCGCGCGGCGAGGTGGTCTGCGACCTGCCCGTCGCCCTGCTCAACGAGGCGCCCAAGTACACGCGGGAGGGCGTGGAATCCGAGGAGATCAAAGCCAAGCGGGGGCGCGACCTCAGTGGCGTGCCCGTGCCCGGCGACCTCGGGGCGGTGCTGGTGGAGTTGCTCTCGCACCCCACGATTGCCAGCAAGCGGCCCATCTTCGAGCGGTACGACCATCAGGTCATGACGAACACGGTGGTCGCCCCCGGTGCCGCCGACGCCGCCGTGCTGAGGATCAAGGATTCGGGGCTGGGGGTAGCCGCCACCTCCGACTGCAACCCGCGCTTCGTGTACCTCGACCCCTACCTGGGGGCCGCCGCCGCCGTCGCCGAGGCCGCGCGCAACCTCGCCTGCGTGGGGGCGACGCCGCTGGCGATCACGGACAACCTCAACTTCGGGAACCCGCAGAGGCCGGACGTGTACTTCCAGCTTCAGCGGGCCGTACAGGGGATCGCGGACGCCTGCCGCGCGCTGAATACGCCGGTCACCGGGGGCAACGTCAGCCTTTACAACCAATACGTGGAGGAGGGCCGCACCGTCGCCATCCACCCCACCCCGACGATTGGCATGGTGGGCGTGCTGCCCGACGTGACGAGGCGGGCCAGCCTCGCGCTGAAGGAGGGGCCGCACAGCCTCTACCTGCTGGGCCGCCACGCGGAAAGCATTGGGGCGAGTCAGTACCTGGAGATGATTCACGGGCTGGAGGCGGGGGAGGTGCCGCCCCTCGACCTCGACCTCGAATCGCGTGTCATCGCCGGAACGCTCGCCCTAATTCGAGCGGGCCTGACGGATACCGCGCACGACTGCTCGGAGGGCGGATTGGCCGTGGCATTGGCAGAGATGGCGATTGCGGGCGGGCGGGGCGTGAAGGTGACGCTCGCCGCGCCTGAGGGAGTCCGCCCCGACGCCCTTCTGTTTGGCGAAGCGCACAGCCGCGTCGTGGTGGCCGTCCAGGTCGGGCACGAGGACGAGGCGCAGCGGTTGTTGGATGAGATGAGCGTGCCTTACGTGGTGATCGGCGAGAGCCTGCCTAGCTCGGGGGGGGAAAGCGTCGCCATCTCGGTGTCGGGGGCGAACGTACACTTGAGCGTGAATCTTGGGACGCTGAGGAATGCTTATACGACGCCGCTTCGGGGGATTTTGGGGTGA
- a CDS encoding BrnT family toxin yields the protein MEFDWDFANLEHIARHKVEPEEAEEALRDPAVLETPAHRGPLGQRRYGIIGATEAGRVLVIFYELRGERIRVVTVRAATPEERTRYYTEE from the coding sequence ATGGAATTCGACTGGGACTTTGCCAATCTGGAGCACATCGCCCGCCACAAGGTCGAACCGGAGGAGGCGGAAGAGGCCCTGCGTGATCCTGCCGTCCTCGAAACTCCCGCCCACCGGGGGCCGCTCGGGCAACGGCGTTACGGCATCATTGGGGCCACCGAAGCGGGCCGTGTCCTCGTCATCTTCTATGAGTTGAGAGGCGAGAGAATCCGAGTTGTGACCGTCCGTGCCGCCACACCCGAGGAGCGCACGCGCTACTACACCGAGGAGTGA
- a CDS encoding endonuclease domain-containing protein, with amino-acid sequence MPYRLPRESVSTEVARTLRRNLTSEERMLWARLRSAGLGVSFRRQEPVGRYVVDFVCYPARLVVELDGSQHLNSEADRVRDAALQVDGFHVLRFWNTEVRGNLEGVLERICTALSERL; translated from the coding sequence ATGCCGTATCGTTTGCCGCGTGAGAGCGTCAGTACCGAGGTGGCACGCACGCTGCGCCGGAACCTGACCTCCGAAGAACGGATGCTCTGGGCAAGGTTGAGGAGTGCGGGGCTGGGTGTCAGCTTTCGTCGCCAGGAGCCTGTCGGACGGTACGTGGTGGATTTCGTGTGCTATCCAGCACGGCTCGTTGTTGAGCTCGACGGGAGCCAGCACCTGAACAGCGAAGCTGATCGAGTGCGAGACGCAGCCCTGCAAGTCGATGGGTTCCACGTCCTGCGCTTCTGGAACACCGAGGTCAGGGGCAATCTGGAAGGCGTCCTTGAACGCATCTGCACGGCACTGAGCGAGCGCCTTTAA
- the purF gene encoding amidophosphoribosyltransferase, protein MLFDPATDKPQDECGVFGLYSPEPNDLAWLTYLGLFALQHRGQEAAGMCISDGEKFHVDKDLGLVTQVFDERRLDGLRLANARVSIGHVRYSTTGSNLRFNAQPLTTRTNKGILGLAHNGNFVNAREVRSAMLMEGALFQTTNDSEVMLNLIARESHMDLVEATAAAMRKLRGGYACVLMSRTQLLGFRDPHGVRPLVIGQRDDGAYVLASEPCALYAVGARLVRDVQPGELVWMDRGGLHSLMVEPGRPTPCAFEWIYFARSDGELDGVDTHASRIRMGERLARERPVEADIVVPVPDSGIGAAIGYARESGIPFDYGLYKNPYAGRTFIAPTQEARELKVKMKLSPTSAVRGQRVVLVDDSIVRGTTSRQIVNLLREAGAREVHFRVSSPPIKHPCFYGIDTAARKELVASTHTGEEIRELIGADTLAFISERGLREAVGGPGLCLACFNGEYPAGTPLLNDVDKLALEV, encoded by the coding sequence ATGCTCTTTGACCCCGCCACCGACAAACCGCAGGACGAGTGCGGCGTCTTCGGGCTGTACTCGCCCGAGCCGAACGACCTCGCCTGGCTGACGTACCTCGGCCTCTTCGCCCTGCAACACCGGGGGCAGGAGGCGGCGGGGATGTGCATCTCGGACGGTGAGAAGTTCCACGTGGACAAGGACCTGGGGCTGGTGACGCAGGTGTTCGACGAGCGGCGGCTCGACGGCCTGCGGCTCGCCAATGCCCGGGTCAGCATCGGGCACGTGCGCTACTCCACGACGGGCTCGAACCTGCGTTTCAACGCCCAGCCGCTCACCACCCGCACGAACAAGGGCATCCTGGGCCTGGCGCACAATGGCAACTTCGTGAACGCCCGCGAGGTGCGCAGCGCGATGCTGATGGAGGGCGCCCTCTTCCAGACCACGAACGACTCGGAGGTCATGCTTAACCTGATCGCCCGCGAGAGTCACATGGACCTCGTGGAGGCGACCGCCGCCGCCATGCGGAAACTCCGGGGCGGGTACGCCTGCGTGCTGATGAGCCGCACCCAGCTCCTCGGCTTCCGCGACCCACACGGAGTCCGGCCCCTGGTGATCGGGCAGCGGGACGACGGGGCCTACGTGCTGGCCTCCGAGCCGTGCGCCCTGTACGCGGTGGGGGCGCGGCTGGTGCGGGACGTGCAGCCGGGCGAACTGGTGTGGATGGACCGGGGCGGCCTGCACTCGCTGATGGTGGAGCCGGGGCGGCCCACGCCCTGCGCCTTCGAGTGGATCTACTTCGCGCGCAGCGACGGTGAGCTGGACGGGGTGGACACCCACGCGAGCCGCATCCGCATGGGCGAGAGGCTGGCCCGCGAGCGCCCCGTAGAGGCTGACATCGTGGTGCCCGTGCCCGACTCCGGGATCGGGGCGGCCATCGGGTACGCGCGGGAGAGCGGCATTCCCTTCGACTACGGCCTGTACAAGAACCCCTACGCGGGCCGGACCTTCATCGCCCCCACCCAGGAGGCGCGCGAGCTGAAGGTCAAGATGAAGCTCTCGCCCACCAGCGCCGTGCGGGGCCAAAGGGTCGTGCTGGTGGACGACTCCATCGTGCGCGGCACCACCAGCCGCCAGATCGTGAACCTGCTGCGCGAGGCGGGGGCGCGGGAGGTCCACTTCCGGGTGAGCAGCCCGCCTATCAAGCACCCGTGCTTCTACGGCATCGACACCGCCGCCCGCAAGGAACTCGTCGCCAGCACCCACACAGGTGAGGAGATTCGGGAGCTGATCGGCGCCGACACCCTCGCCTTCATCAGCGAGCGGGGCTTGAGGGAAGCCGTGGGCGGCCCCGGCCTGTGCCTGGCGTGCTTCAACGGCGAGTACCCGGCGGGAACGCCGCTCCTCAACGACGTGGACAAGCTGGCGCTGGAAGTGTAG